In the genome of Desulfovibrio sp. ZJ209, one region contains:
- a CDS encoding HU family DNA-binding protein: MDKLTHAARCGRYDRNVTKADTEAFLGALTETVTDALTRGESVPLAGGKLEAKQRPARTGRNPRTGDPVEIPACVVVRFVAGKELKEALNGDRA; this comes from the coding sequence GTGGATAAGCTGACTCATGCTGCCCGTTGCGGGCGCTATGACAGGAACGTCACCAAGGCCGATACCGAGGCTTTTCTGGGCGCGCTGACCGAGACGGTGACGGATGCCCTTACCAGGGGCGAGTCCGTACCGCTGGCAGGGGGAAAGCTCGAGGCCAAGCAGCGCCCCGCGCGCACCGGGCGCAACCCGCGCACGGGCGATCCCGTGGAAATCCCGGCCTGCGTGGTGGTGCGCTTTGTGGCCGGGAAGGAACTCAAGGAAGCGCTCAACGGAGACCGGGCATGA